The DNA segment CATTATCTGCAATAGCTGTTATTTCATTTAATTTATGAGAAATTATAATTGACGTTATCCCTTGCTTCTTAAACTCTTTGATAAGCTCCAAAAGATTTGCACTATCGTCTTCGTTTAAAGCTGCTGTAGGTTCATCTAGTATCAATAACTGAACATTCTTAGAGAAAGCCTTAGCTATTTCAACTAGCTGTTGTTGCCCAACTCCCAACTGTGTAACTAAAGCATTAGGTGAAACGGTCAACCCAACTATATTTAATAAATTAGATGCTTTCTTTTCTGTTACGTTCCAATCAATGATCCCTTTCTTTGACTGTTCATTTCCCAGAAAAATATTTTCTTTCACTGATAAGAAAGGAATAAGTGCCAATTCTTGATGAATGATCACAATTCCTTTTTGTTCACTATCGGATATTGATTTAAACTGGCAGACTTCACCTTTATAAACAATATCTCCAGAGTAATCTCCAGAAGGATAAACACCACTAAGAATTTTCATGAGCGTAGATTTTCCTGCTCCATTTTCTCCGCATAAAGCATGAACTTCCCCTTTTTTTATTTTAAGATTAACGTTATCTAGGGCTTTAACTCCAGAAAAGTTTTTAGTGATATTCTTCATTTCCAGTATAATATCTGACATATAATCCCTCCTAATCTTACTTAGAGTTTCTTAAAAAAAATAATTTAGATTTTAAGTGATCTATTACTCATTAATTTCTGCTTCTGTATAGTAGTCACTATCAATCAAGGCTTCTTGATAATTTTCAATATCAACTGAAACTGGTTCTACCATAAATGTAGGAACAACTTTTGTCCCGTTATCATATGTTTCTGTGTCATTAACTTCTACTTCTTCATCATTTACAATGGCTTCTATCATTTCAATCGTTACAGATGCTAATTCTCTAGTATCTTTAAAAATTGTTTGGCTTTGTTCACCTGCTACCATAGATTTGATTGCTGGTAAATTAGCGTCTTGCCCTGTGATAACTGGTAACGATAATTCATCAGAACCATAACCCACACCTTTTAATGATGAGATAATTCCTAAACTAATAGGATCATATGGAGATAAAACAGCATCCAAAGTTTTGTCAGTATAGTTAGCACTTAAAAGGTTATCCATGCGAGACTGTGCAGTTGAACCGTCCCAACGCAATGTTGCGATTTGATTAAATTTAGTTTGTCCACTTGGAACAACTAATTGACCATTATCAAGATAAGGTTTAAACACAGACATTACTCCATCAAAGTTAATAACAGCATTATTATCATCAGGAGATCCACCAAATAGTTCTACATTAAAAGGTCCTTCACCATCTTTCAACCCTAGTGCCTCTTCAATATATGATGCACCTATAACTCCAACTCCAAAGTTATCAAATGTTGCGTAGTAATCTACATTTTCACTATTCATCAGTAATCTATCGTATGCAATAACTTCAATTCCTTCATCTTTTGCTTTTTGTAATACATCTGTTAGAGCCGAACCATCTACGGAAGCGATTACAAGAACATCCACACCTTTTGTAATCATATTCTCAATTTGGGAAACTTGATTACCTACAACATCTTCAGCATATTGCAAATCTGTTTTGTAGCCTAATTCTTCTAGTTTTGTAACCATGTTATTACCATCATCAATCCATCGCTCTGCTGATTGTGTTGGCATAGAAATACCGATGTACGCTTTTGAATCATCTGCTTCAGAACTGCCACATGCTGCTAATAGAAAAACTGATAGAAGCCCTACTAAAGTTAAAACTATTTTTTTCATATTCTTTATAGTCATTATTGTTTCTCCTCACTATTTTTTATTTTATGGTTTACTACTAAAATTTCCCAACTATTAAAAAATTAATTCCTTTCTAATTAGATTTAATTTGCTCCACCACCTTTTAAAATTCAAATATGGATTTTAAAATATAATGATTAAACAGTATGTTAATTCAATAAATTTTGCTTATTTTGTCATTATAAATTCTCCTACTTTTTATTTTAATAGCGCTTTCATAAAATAGTATAACTCACTTATACGTACATGTAAACATTTTTAATAATATTGTACGTATAAATATTTTCGAATCTTATATGCTCACTTGTTAATACATTAAACAGATATTTACTGAAACTGTTATAACATTCTATAATATTATGAGATAGTGTAACTTAAATGATCATCAACCACTTTGTTCATTTAGTAAGTATTATTTTCACTATTAAAACTATCCGTACTAAATAGTCTTTAATTGTTGTTTTCGCTATACTTATAATAAAAACAAATCATTTTGAGGTGATAGCAATGGAACGAGATTTTTTAAATGAAGACGATAATGGAACAAATCTTTACCGTATCTTATCAGCAGTTAATATCCAAAAAAAAGGGAATTCTATGGAGTATATAGAAAAATCAATGGAAAGAGATTCACTGTTGATTCAAGCCATCCAAACCGGAAACAAAAAATTGTTGGATAAAGCAAAAAAC comes from the Carnobacterium sp. 17-4 genome and includes:
- the chvE gene encoding multiple monosaccharide ABC transporter substrate-binding protein; protein product: MKNMKKIVLTLVGLLSVFLLAACGSSEADDSKAYIGISMPTQSAERWIDDGNNMVTKLEELGYKTDLQYAEDVVGNQVSQIENMITKGVDVLVIASVDGSALTDVLQKAKDEGIEVIAYDRLLMNSENVDYYATFDNFGVGVIGASYIEEALGLKDGEGPFNVELFGGSPDDNNAVINFDGVMSVFKPYLDNGQLVVPSGQTKFNQIATLRWDGSTAQSRMDNLLSANYTDKTLDAVLSPYDPISLGIISSLKGVGYGSDELSLPVITGQDANLPAIKSMVAGEQSQTIFKDTRELASVTIEMIEAIVNDEEVEVNDTETYDNGTKVVPTFMVEPVSVDIENYQEALIDSDYYTEAEINE